From the genome of Duffyella gerundensis, one region includes:
- a CDS encoding phage holin family protein — MPDNQQSHGPGKGVINIGQRVLTTLVGMVETRVRLAVVELEEEKANLIQMLIMIGLTMLFTAFGLMSLMVLIIWAVDAQYRLMAIGITTGVLLLLALIFGLWTLRKSRQSTLLSATRKELHSDRQVMEDRHS; from the coding sequence ATGCCTGATAACCAGCAAAGCCACGGCCCGGGCAAAGGGGTCATAAACATCGGACAGCGCGTGCTTACCACGCTGGTCGGCATGGTTGAGACTCGTGTACGACTGGCAGTGGTCGAACTGGAAGAGGAGAAAGCAAACCTCATTCAGATGCTGATCATGATTGGCCTGACAATGCTGTTCACCGCGTTTGGATTAATGAGCCTGATGGTGCTGATTATCTGGGCGGTGGATGCGCAATATCGGCTGATGGCGATTGGTATCACCACCGGGGTTCTGCTGCTGCTGGCGCTGATATTTGGTCTGTGGACGCTGCGCAAATCGCGCCAGTCAACGCTGCTTAGCGCGACGCGCAAAGAGCTGCACAGCGACCGTCAGGTGATGGAGGATCGTCATTCATGA
- a CDS encoding YqjK-like family protein, with translation MSSRRDREARKARLLNEIQQQRLDLSAARRDWLMTTAQYDRSWLTFVSMRRYLAIGSSILAIWTVRKPRKSHFLLRWTKRGFGLWSSWRLVRKSLPQR, from the coding sequence ATGAGTAGCCGCCGTGATCGTGAAGCGCGTAAGGCGCGGTTGTTGAACGAAATTCAGCAGCAGCGTCTTGATCTGAGCGCCGCGCGTCGCGACTGGCTGATGACTACCGCACAGTACGATCGCAGCTGGCTGACTTTTGTCAGTATGCGTCGTTATCTGGCGATAGGCAGCAGCATTCTGGCTATCTGGACGGTGCGCAAGCCGCGCAAATCGCATTTCCTGCTGCGCTGGACCAAACGTGGGTTCGGCCTCTGGAGTAGCTGGCGTCTCGTCCGAAAAAGCCTGCCACAGCGCTAA
- a CDS encoding DoxX family protein, with product MKKLEDIGFLVARVLMPILFISAGWGKITGYEGTAQYMQSAGVPAFMLPLVILLEFGGGLAILFGFLTRFTALSTAVFTILTAFLFHSHFEVAGNEINFMKNLSIAGGYLLLGITGPGAFSIDRLLGKKW from the coding sequence ATGAAAAAATTAGAAGATATCGGTTTTCTGGTGGCGCGTGTTTTGATGCCAATCCTGTTTATCAGCGCTGGCTGGGGCAAAATCACCGGTTATGAAGGTACCGCACAGTATATGCAATCGGCTGGCGTGCCTGCGTTCATGCTGCCGCTGGTCATTCTGCTGGAATTTGGCGGCGGCCTGGCGATTCTGTTTGGTTTCCTGACCCGTTTTACCGCCCTGTCGACGGCAGTGTTCACCATTCTGACCGCCTTCCTGTTCCACAGCCATTTTGAAGTGGCAGGCAACGAGATCAACTTTATGAAAAACCTGTCTATTGCCGGTGGCTACCTGCTGCTGGGTATTACGGGTCCAGGCGCCTTCAGTATTGACCGCCTGCTCGGTAAAAAGTGGTAA
- a CDS encoding glutathione S-transferase family protein yields MGQLIDGVWHDNWYDTKTTGGRFQRSESVFRNWVTADGSAGPHGKAGFRAERDRYHLYVSLACPWAHRTLLLRTLKGLEEMIPVSVVHPLMLENGWTFDDSFPAATGDRLYQNEFLYQLYLHAKPDYTGRVTVPVLWDKQQNTIVSNESADIIRMFNSAFDGVGARAGDYYPPVLQSSIDEINGWVYDSVNNGVYKAGFATSQQAYDDAVTPLFQALARLEQILGQHRYLTGDTLTEADLRLWTTLIRFDAVYVTHFKCDRQRISDYLNLSGFLRDIYQMPGVAETVDLAHIRHHYYRSHKTINPAGVISVGPELNWDEPHGRDTRFR; encoded by the coding sequence ATGGGACAATTAATAGACGGTGTCTGGCACGATAACTGGTATGACACCAAAACCACCGGTGGCCGTTTTCAACGTTCCGAGTCGGTATTCCGTAACTGGGTTACCGCTGACGGCAGTGCCGGTCCGCACGGCAAAGCGGGTTTTCGCGCTGAGCGCGATCGTTATCATCTCTACGTTTCCCTTGCGTGTCCCTGGGCGCATCGCACCCTGCTGCTGCGCACGTTAAAAGGGTTGGAAGAGATGATCCCGGTTTCCGTGGTGCACCCGCTGATGCTGGAAAATGGCTGGACCTTTGATGACAGCTTCCCGGCTGCAACCGGCGATCGCCTTTACCAGAACGAATTTCTCTACCAGCTCTATCTGCACGCCAAACCTGATTACACCGGCCGCGTTACCGTACCGGTGTTGTGGGATAAACAGCAAAACACCATCGTCAGTAATGAATCTGCCGACATTATCCGTATGTTTAACAGCGCCTTTGATGGCGTTGGTGCACGCGCGGGCGACTATTATCCGCCGGTGTTGCAGAGCAGCATTGATGAGATCAACGGCTGGGTTTATGACAGTGTGAACAACGGGGTGTACAAGGCGGGATTTGCCACTTCACAGCAAGCTTATGATGATGCGGTGACGCCGCTGTTTCAGGCGCTGGCGCGACTGGAGCAGATACTCGGTCAGCATCGCTATCTTACCGGCGACACGCTCACCGAGGCAGATTTACGCCTGTGGACTACGCTGATTCGCTTTGATGCGGTCTATGTGACCCACTTTAAATGCGATCGTCAGCGCATCAGTGATTATCTGAACCTCAGCGGTTTCCTGCGCGACATCTATCAGATGCCGGGCGTTGCGGAAACGGTGGATCTTGCGCATATCCGCCATCACTATTACCGCAGCCATAAGACCATCAATCCAGCTGGCGTGATCTCTGTCGGTCCCGAGCTGAACTGGGATGAACCCCACGGCCGCGACACGCGTTTTCGCTGA